CGTCGCCCTTCTTCCACAGCGTGTAGCCGAGCCACTTCGCCGGACGCACGAAGATCCAGTCGTACAGCTCGTCGAAGTACCATTTGTTGAGCAGGAACTGGTACAGCATCGGCTGCTGGTTCGCGAGTTCGACCGGCAGATACGGCCTGCGGATGTAGAACAGATACGAGACGAACAGGCCGAGCGCCATCATGACGGTGGGCAGCGGCGCGAGCCAGCTCGGCATATGCTCCATGTCCTCGAGGATGTGCGGGTTCATCTTCAGGGATTCGCGGAAAAACTCCTCGACGCCGTGCGGACTGGCGAACACTTCCTTGAACGGCAGGCCGGCCAGGATCGAGCCGGCGGCGAGCACGCCGATCGGCACCAGCATCCAGAGCGGGCTCTCATGCGCGGCCTCGTAATGCTTCTGGTCGTGAGGCTCGCCGAAGAAGGTCTTGAAGATCAGGCGCCAGGAGTAGAACGAGGTCAGGCCGGCAGCCACGATCGTCAGCAGATAGGCGTAGGTCGCGAACGGGTTGTGCGCGGCATACGCCGCTTCGATGATCGCGTCCTTGGAGAAGTAGCCAGCGAACAGCGGAAAGCCGGTCAGCGCCAGGGTACCTATGCACATCACCGCGAAAGTGTACGGGATCTTGCGCCACAGGCCGCCCATGTTGCGGATGTCCTGCTCGTGGTGCATCGCGTAGATCACCGAGCCTGACCCTAAGAACAGCAGCGCCTTGAAGAAGGCGTGCGTGAACAAATGGAACATGCCAACCGAATAGGCCCCTGCTCCCATCGCCACGAACATGTAGCCGAGCTGCGAACAGGTCGAATACGCGACGATGCGCTTGATGTCGTTCTGCACGAGGCCGATCGTGGCGGCGAAGAACGCCGTGGTCGCGCCGAAGAACATCACCACCGCCTGCGCGGTCGGCGACAGTTCGAACAGCGGCGACAGCCGCGCCACCATGAAGACGCCGGCGGTGACCATGGTCGCGGCGTGGATCAGCGCCGACACCGGAGTCGGGCCTTCCATGGCGTCCGGCAACCAGGTGTGCAGCAGGAACTGGGCTGACTTACCCATCGCGCCCATGAACAGGAACAGGCAAGTCAGGGTCAGCGCATCGACCTGATGGCCAAAGAAGTTGATGGTCTTGCCGGTGAGGCCGGGAGCTGCGTGGAAGATGGTCTCGAAATCGGTCGAGCCGACCAGCGCGAAGATCGCGAAGATGCCGAGCGCGAAGCCGAAGTCGCCGACGCGGTTGACCACGAAGGCCTTGATCGCCGCCGCATTCGCCGACGGCTTCTGATACCAGAAACCGATCAGCAGGTAGCTCGCGAGACCGACGCCCTCCCAGCCGAAGAACAGCTGCACGAGGTTGTCCGAGGTCACCAGCATCAGCATCGCGAAGGTGAACAGCGAGAGATAGCCGAAGAAGCGCGGCCGGTTCGGATCCTCGTCCATGTAGCCGATGGAATAGAGGTGGACGAGTGCCGACACCGTGTTGACCACGACCAGCATCACGGCGGTCAGCGTGTCGACCCGCAGCGTCCAGGCCACCTGCAGGTCACCCGAAGTGATCCAGGGCAGCAGCACGACGCGTGCGTCATGGTGCATGAAGCCGACATCGACCAGCGTGAACCAGGACAGCGCGGCCGAGACGAACAACAGGCCGGTGGTGATCAGTTCGGCCAGCCGGGAGCCCGCCGCCGGCGGCTCGGAGACGTGGTGGTCGTCATGGCCGTGATCGTCATGGGCCGCCGAGGCATGAGCATCGGCAGCATGGGCGTCGCCATGCGCATCGTCGTGATGGTCGATGGTGTCGCCGCTCGGGCAGCGCGCATGCGCGCCGGTCAGGGCGATGATGCCTGCGAGGATCGCGCCCAGCAGAGGCAGGAAGACGATTGCCTGGATCATTTGCCGGACTAGCCCTTCATCAGATTGACGTCTTCAACCGCGATCGAACCGCGGTTGCGGAAATACACCACCAGCACGGCGAGGCCGATCGCGGCCTCGGCCGCCGCCACGGTCAGCACCAGCAGCGCGAACACCTGGCCGACGATGTCGCCGAGGAAGGTCGAGAACGCCACCAGGTTGATGTTGACTGAGAGCAGGATCAGCTCGATCGACATCAGGATCACGATGATGTTCTTGCGGTTGAGGAAGATGCCGAGGATCCCGAGCGTGAACAGGATCGCGGCGACCGCGAGATAGTGCCCCAGCCCGATCGTCATTTCACCCACTCCGCCGCATCGGCATCCTGCAGGCCCTGCCCCGACGCCACCTTGCGCATCGCCATCGCCATCTCCGGCGTGCGCGCGTTCTGCACGTTGATGTTCTGCCGCTTGACGTTGGCCTTGTGGCGCAGCGTCAGCACGATGGCGCCGATCATCGCGACCAGCAGCACCATGCCGGCGAGCTGGAAGTAATGGATGTACTTCGTGTAGAGCACGAGACCGAGCGCCTCGGTGTTGCTCACATTGGTCGGAATCGCGGCGGTGATCGTCTTCGTCACCTGCGGGTTGATCACCCAGGCGCCGACCACCAGCAGCAGCTCGAACAGGAAGATGCCGCCGATCACGATGCCAATAGGCAGATACTGGATGAAGCCCTCGCGCAGCTCGACGAAATCGACGTCGAGCATCATGATCACGAACAGGAACAGCACCGCCACCGCGCCGACATAGACGACGATCAGCATCATCCCGAGGAACTCGGCGCCCATCAGGATGAACAGCCCGGCCGCGTTGACGAAGGCCAGGATCAGGAACAGCACGGAGTGCACGGGATTGCGCGAGACAATCACCATGACCGCCGAGGCCACGCAGACCGCGGCAAACAGATAGAAGAACAGCGCCGGAAGGATCATGCCCTCACCTCACCGGTACGGCGCGTCGAGCGCGATCGACTTCGCAATCTCGCGCTCCCAGCGGTCGCCATTGGCGAGCAGCTTGGCCTTGTCATAGTACAGTTCCTCGCGGGTCTCGGTCGCGAATTCGAAATTCGGTCCCTCGACGATGGCGTCGACCGGGCAGGCCTCCTGGCACAGGCCGCAATAGATGCACTTCACCATGTCGATGTCGTAACGCACCGTGCGGCGGGTGCCGTCGTTGCGGCGCGGGCCGGCCTCGATCGTGATCGCCTGCGCCGGGCAGATCGCCTCGCACAGCTTGCAGGCGATGCAGCGCTCTTCGCCGTTCGGATAGCGGCGCAGCGCGTGCTCGCCGCGGAAGCGCGGCGAGATCGGCCCCTTCTCGAACGGATAGTTCAGCGTCGGCTTCGGCTGAAAGAAATAGCGCATCGCCAGGAAGAACGCCGAGACGAATTCCGAGAGCAAAAGCGAGCGGGCAGTTGCGTTGACATTGACACTCATGACGGCCTCACTTCGGCGCGATGCCGGCGAACTGCAGCACGCCGGCCACGATCACCACCATCGCCAGCGACAGCGGCAGGAAGACCTTCCAGCCGAGCCGCATCAGTTGATCGTAGCGGTAGCGCGGCACGATCGCCTTCGCCATCGCGAACATGAAGAACATGAAGAACACCTTGAGAGCGAACCAGACGATGCCCGGAATCCAGGTGAACGGCGGCAGATTGACCGGCGGCAGCCAGCCGCCCAGGAACAGGATCGACGCCAGCGCGCACATCGTGGTGATCGCGACGTACTCGCCGAGCATGAACAGCAGATACGGCGTCGAGCCGTATTCGGTCATGAAGCCGGCGACCAACTCGGATTCGGCTTCGACCAGGTCGAACGGCGGACGGTTGGTTTCCGCCAGCGCCGAGACGTAGAACACCACGAACATCGGGAACAGCGGCCACACATACCAGTTCAGGATGGTGAGCTGCGGCAGGCCGATCAGGTGCGCAAGACCGCGGGTATTCTGCGCTTCGACCACCGCCGAGAGATTCAGCGAACCGACGCAGAGCAGCACGGTGATGATGACGAAGCCGATCGAGACCTCGTAGGACACCATCTGCGCCGCCGAGCGCAGCGCGGCCAGGAACGGATACTTCGAGTTCGACGACCAGCCGGCCATGATGATGCCGTAGATCGACAGCGACGAGATCGCGAAGATGTAGAGAATGCCGACATTGATGTCGGAGATCACCCAGCCGAGATCGAACGGGATCACGGCCCAGGCGGCCAGCGCCAGGATGCACGACACCAGCGGCGCCAGCAGGAACACGCCCTTGTTGGAGCCGGACGGGATCACCGGCTCCTTCAGCACGAATTTCAGCAGGTCGGCGAAGGATTGCAGCAGTCCGAAAGGGCCGACCACGTTGGGGCCGCGGCGGATCTGCACCGCCGCCCAGATCTTGCGGTCGGCGAGCAGGATGTAGGCGATCGCGATCAGCAGCACGACGAGCAGCAACAGGCTCTCCGCGACCATGATGATCAGCGGCCAGAGGAAGCCGGTCCAGAACGCGCTTGCGAAGAATTCAGCCATCAGGTCACGCTCACTCCGCTGCCGTCAGCATTCGGCCCGACGCCAGCCGCGAGCATTCCGCCATCACGGCAGAGGCCCGCGCAATCGGGTTGGTCAGATAGAAGTCCTCGACAGTCGGCTTGAACGCCGCCTTGTCGACGCTGCCGCCCTTATCGGCCAGCGCCTTGACGTCGTCGGCCTTGCCGGCCTCGATCTGGTCGAGCCGCATCAGATGCGGCGAGGTCTTGAACATCGCCTGGCGCAGCGCCTGCAGCGAGTCGAACGGCAGCTTCTTGCCGAGCACGTCGGACAGCGCGCGGATGATCGCCCAGTCCTCGCGGGCCTCACCCGGCGGGAACGCGGCGCGGTTGGCGATCTGCGCCCGGCCCTCGGTGTTGACGTAGATGCCGGACTTCTCGGTATAGGCCGCGCCCGG
The window above is part of the Bradyrhizobium sp. PSBB068 genome. Proteins encoded here:
- the nuoH gene encoding NADH-quinone oxidoreductase subunit NuoH yields the protein MAEFFASAFWTGFLWPLIIMVAESLLLLVVLLIAIAYILLADRKIWAAVQIRRGPNVVGPFGLLQSFADLLKFVLKEPVIPSGSNKGVFLLAPLVSCILALAAWAVIPFDLGWVISDINVGILYIFAISSLSIYGIIMAGWSSNSKYPFLAALRSAAQMVSYEVSIGFVIITVLLCVGSLNLSAVVEAQNTRGLAHLIGLPQLTILNWYVWPLFPMFVVFYVSALAETNRPPFDLVEAESELVAGFMTEYGSTPYLLFMLGEYVAITTMCALASILFLGGWLPPVNLPPFTWIPGIVWFALKVFFMFFMFAMAKAIVPRYRYDQLMRLGWKVFLPLSLAMVVIVAGVLQFAGIAPK
- the nuoL gene encoding NADH-quinone oxidoreductase subunit L, encoding MIQAIVFLPLLGAILAGIIALTGAHARCPSGDTIDHHDDAHGDAHAADAHASAAHDDHGHDDHHVSEPPAAGSRLAELITTGLLFVSAALSWFTLVDVGFMHHDARVVLLPWITSGDLQVAWTLRVDTLTAVMLVVVNTVSALVHLYSIGYMDEDPNRPRFFGYLSLFTFAMLMLVTSDNLVQLFFGWEGVGLASYLLIGFWYQKPSANAAAIKAFVVNRVGDFGFALGIFAIFALVGSTDFETIFHAAPGLTGKTINFFGHQVDALTLTCLFLFMGAMGKSAQFLLHTWLPDAMEGPTPVSALIHAATMVTAGVFMVARLSPLFELSPTAQAVVMFFGATTAFFAATIGLVQNDIKRIVAYSTCSQLGYMFVAMGAGAYSVGMFHLFTHAFFKALLFLGSGSVIYAMHHEQDIRNMGGLWRKIPYTFAVMCIGTLALTGFPLFAGYFSKDAIIEAAYAAHNPFATYAYLLTIVAAGLTSFYSWRLIFKTFFGEPHDQKHYEAAHESPLWMLVPIGVLAAGSILAGLPFKEVFASPHGVEEFFRESLKMNPHILEDMEHMPSWLAPLPTVMMALGLFVSYLFYIRRPYLPVELANQQPMLYQFLLNKWYFDELYDWIFVRPAKWLGYTLWKKGDGYIIDGFGPDGVSARVLDVTRNVVKLQTGYLYHYAFAMLIGAAGLITWFMFGLGGQ
- the nuoK gene encoding NADH-quinone oxidoreductase subunit NuoK produces the protein MTIGLGHYLAVAAILFTLGILGIFLNRKNIIVILMSIELILLSVNINLVAFSTFLGDIVGQVFALLVLTVAAAEAAIGLAVLVVYFRNRGSIAVEDVNLMKG
- the nuoI gene encoding NADH-quinone oxidoreductase subunit NuoI, with product MSVNVNATARSLLLSEFVSAFFLAMRYFFQPKPTLNYPFEKGPISPRFRGEHALRRYPNGEERCIACKLCEAICPAQAITIEAGPRRNDGTRRTVRYDIDMVKCIYCGLCQEACPVDAIVEGPNFEFATETREELYYDKAKLLANGDRWEREIAKSIALDAPYR
- a CDS encoding NADH-quinone oxidoreductase subunit J, giving the protein MILPALFFYLFAAVCVASAVMVIVSRNPVHSVLFLILAFVNAAGLFILMGAEFLGMMLIVVYVGAVAVLFLFVIMMLDVDFVELREGFIQYLPIGIVIGGIFLFELLLVVGAWVINPQVTKTITAAIPTNVSNTEALGLVLYTKYIHYFQLAGMVLLVAMIGAIVLTLRHKANVKRQNINVQNARTPEMAMAMRKVASGQGLQDADAAEWVK